A part of Sus scrofa isolate TJ Tabasco breed Duroc chromosome 15, Sscrofa11.1, whole genome shotgun sequence genomic DNA contains:
- the MBD5 gene encoding methyl-CpG-binding domain protein 5 isoform X5 — protein sequence MNGGKECDGGDKDGGLPAIQVPVGWQRRVDQNGVLYVSPSGSLLSCLEQVKTYLLTDGTCKCGLECPLILPKVFNFDPGAAVKQRTAEDVKADEDVTKLCIHKRKIIAVATLHKSMEAPHPSLVLTSPGGGTNATPVVPSRAATPRSARNKSHEGITNSVMPECKNPFKLMIGSSNAMGRLYVQELPGSQQQELHPVYPRQRLGSSEHGQKSPFRGSHGGLPSPASSGSQIYGDGSISPRTDPLGSPDVFTRSNPGFHGAPNSSPIHLNRTPLSPPSVMLHGSPIQSSCAMAGRTNIPLSPTLTTKSPVMKKPMCNFSTNMEIPRAMFHHKPPQGPPPPPPPSCALQKKPLTSEKDPLGILDPIPSKPMNQNPVIINPTSFHSNVHSQVPVMNVSMPPAVVPLPSNLPLPTVKPGHMNHGSHVQRVQHSASTSLSPSPVTSPVHMMGTGIGRIEASPQRSRSSSTSSDHGNFMMPPLGPQATCSGIKVPPRSPRSTIGSPRPSMPSSPSTKSDGHHQYKDIPNPLIAGMSNVLNTPSSAAFPTASAGSGSVKSQPGLLGMPLNQILNQHNAASFPASSLLSAAAKAQLANQNKLAGNNSSSSSNSGAVAGSGNTEGHSTLNTMFPPTANMLLPTGEGQSGRAALRDKLMSQQKDSLRKRKQPPTTVLSLLRQSQMDSSAVPKPGPDLLRKQGQGSFPISSMSQLLQSMSCQSSHLSSNSTPGCGGSNTALPCSANQLHFTDPSMNSTVLQNSLTQNIPLRGEAVHCHNANTNFVHSNSPVPNHHLAGLINQIQASGNCGMLSQSGMALGNSLHPNPPQSRISTSSTPVIPNSIVSSYNQTSSEAGCSGPSSSIAIAGTNHPAITKTTSVLQDGVIVTTAAGNPLQSQLPIGSDFPFVGQEHALHFPSNSTSNNHLPHPLNPSLLSSLPISLPVNQQHLLNQNLLNILQPSAGEGKSEINLHPLGFLNPNVNAALAFLSSDMDGQVLQPVHFQLLAALLQNQAHAAAMLPLPSFNLTISDLLQQQNTPLPSLTQMTAPPDHLPSNQSENSQAETLLTSPLGNPLPSFAGSDTTFNPLLLPAVTGASGLMTLNPQLLGGVLNSASANTANHPEVSIATSSQATTTTTTTSSAVAALTVSTLGGTAVVSMAETLLNVSNNAGNTSGPAKLNSNSVVPQLLNPLLGTGLLGDMSSINNTLNNHQLTHLQSLLNNNQMFPPNQQQQQLLQGYQNLQAFQGQSTIPCPANNNPMACLFQNFQVEPEKLKTLTEGLEAYSRARKRNRKSGKLNNHLEAAIHEAMSELDKMSGTVHQIPQGDRQMRPPKPKRRKISR from the exons TCCCAGTGGGTCTTTGTTATCTTGCTTGGAGCAGGTTAAAACATACCTGCTTACTGACGGAACATGCAAGTGTGGCTTGGAATGTCCTCTTATTCTTCCCAAG GTGTTTAATTTTGATCCTGGAGCTGCTGTGAAACAGAGAACTGCAGAAGATGTTAAAGCAGATGAAGATGTCACAAAGCTAtgcatacataaaagaaaaatcattgcaGTGGCCACACTTCATAAAAGCATGGAAGCCCCACATCCTTCTCTGGTGCTCACCAGTCCCGGAGGAGGAACAA ATGCAACTCCAGTAGTACCTTCACGGGCCGCAACTCCAAGATCTGCAAGAAATAAATCTCATGAAGGAATTACAAATTCTGTAATGCCTGAATGTAAGAATCCTTTCAAGTTAATGATTGGATCATCAAATGCCATGGGAAGGCTATATGTACAAGAACTGCCTGGAAGCCAGCAACAAGAACTCCACCCTGTCTACCCCCGGCAAAGATTGGGCAGCAGCGAACACGGACAGAAATCTCCATTCCGTGGCAGCCATGGAGGCCTGCCCAGCCCAGCGTCATCAGGTTCCCAGATATATGGAGATGGCTCAATCTCTCCAAGGACTGACCCACTTGGAAGCCCTGATGTTTTCACAAGAAGTAATCCTGGTTTTCATGGAGCTCCCAATTCCAGTCCTATTCACCTGAATAGGACTCCTCTTTCTCCACCTTCAGTAATGCTACATGGTTCTCCTATACAGTCATCTTGTGCAATGGCTGGAAGGACTAATATACCTCTTTCCCCAACCTTGACTACAAAGAGTCCAGTAATGAAAAAACCAATGTGTAATTTTTCAACTAATATGGAAATACCACGAGCAATGTTTCACCACAAACCACCCCAAggcccacctccccctcctccaccttcttGTGCTCTTCAGAAAAAGCCATTAACATCCGAAAAAGATCCACTTGGCATTCTTGACCCTATTCCTAGTAAACCGATGAATCAGAACCCTGTTATCATtaatccaactagtttccattCAAATGTCCACTCTCAGGTACCTGTGATGAATGTAAGCATGCCTCCTGCTGTTGTTCCTTTGCCAAGTAATCTCCCTTTGCCAACTGTAAAACCTGGTCACATGAATCATGGGAGTCATGTACAGAGAGTTCAGCATTCAGCTTCAACCTCCCTGTCCCCTTCTCCAGTGACATCCCCAGTGCACATGATGGGGACTGGAATTGGAAGGATTGAGGCATCGCCCCAAAGATCACGCTCATCTTCCACATCATCAGATCACGGAAATTTCATGATGCCACCTCTAGGACCCCAGGCCACGTGTAGTGGTATTAAGGTTCCACCCAGGTCACCAAGGTCAACGATAGGGTCCCCAAGGCCATCAATGCCATCAAGCCCTTCTACCAAGTCCGATGGACATCATCAGTACAAGGATATCCCTAACCCATTAATTGCTGGAATGAGTAATGTACTAAATACCCCAAGCAGTGCAGCTTTTCCTACTGCATCTGCCGGAAGTGGTTCTGTAAAGAGTCAGCCTGGTTTGCTGGGAATGCCTTTAAATCAGATCTTGAACCAGCACAATGCTGCCTCCTTTCCAGCAAGTAGTTTACTCTCAGCAGCAGCCAAAGCACAGCtagcaaatcaaaacaaacttgCTGGTAACAACAGTAGCAGCAGTAGCAATTCTGGAGCTGTTGCTGGCAGTGGCAACACTGAAGGACATAGCACTTTAAACACCATGTTCCCTCCTACTGCCAACATGCTTCTCCCAACAGGTGAAGGGCAAAGTGGTCGAGCAGCACTAAGAGATAAGCTGATGTCTCAGCAAAAAGACTCATTGCGAAAAAGAAAACAGCCACCTACCACAGTGTTGAGTTTGCTCAGACAGTCTCAAATGGATAGTTCTGCAGTTCCTAAACCTGGACCCGACTTGCTAAGgaagcagggtcagggatcgttTCCCATCAGTTCCATGTCTCAGTTACTACAGTCTATGAGTTGTCAAAGCTCTCACTTGAGTAGCAATAGTACCCCGGGTTGTGGGGGCTCAAATACTGCTTTGCCTTGCTCTGCTAACCAGCTGCATTTTACAGATCCCAGTATGAACTCCACTGTTCTTCAGAATTCACTGACACAGAACATACCTTTAAGAGGGGAAGCCGTGCACTGCCACAATGCAAACACTAACTTTGTTCACAGTAACAGTCCAGTCCCAAACCACCATCTTGCAGGTTTAATCAATCAGATTCAGGCTAGCGGGAACTGTGGGATGCTCAGTCAGTCGGGCATGGCTTTAGGAAATTCATTACATCCCAACCCACCTCAGTCAAGAATTTCAACGTCCTCCACTCCAGTGATACCAAACAGCATTGTTAGCAGCTATAATCAAACAAGTTCTGAAGCAG gCTGTTCAGGACCATCATCCTCCATAGCCATAGCTGGCACCAACCACCCCGCCATCACAAAGACAACATCTGTTCTTCAAGATGGCGTCATAGTCACCACCGCAGCCGGAAACCCACTGCAGAGTCAGCTGCCAATTGGGAGTGATTTTCCATTTGTTGGCCAGGAGCACGCACTTCATTTTCCATCCAACAGCACTTCAAACAACCATCTTCCACACCCCTTGAACCCCAGCCTCCTCAGTTCTCTACCTATCTCTTTGCCAGTGAATCAACAGCATCTCCTAAACCAGAATCTATTAAATATCCTCCAGCCTTCAGCAGGAGAAGGCAAGTCTGAGATCAACCTCCACCCTTTAGGTTTTCTCAACCCGAATGTAAACGCTGCTTTAGCTTTTCTCTCCAGTGACATGGATGGGCAGGTCTTGCAGCCTGTTCACTTTCAACTCTTAGCAGCCCTGCTTCAGAACCAAGCCCACGCAGCTGCCATGCTTCCCTTGCCATCTTTCAATCTGACCATCTCAGATCTTTTGCAACAGCAAAACACCCCTTTACCCTCATTAACACAGATGACAGCCCCACCAGACCATTTGCCAAGCAATCAGTCAGAGAACAGCCAAGCTGAGACCCTTTTAACCAGCCCCCTGGGGAACCCTTTACCAAGCTTTGCAGGCAGTGACACTACTTTTAACCCCCTGTTACTCCCAGCTGTCACTGGGGCCTCAGGATTAATGACCTTGAATCCCCAGCTGTTGGGAGGTGTCCTGAACTCGGCATCGGCCAACACCGCTAATCATCCAGAGGTTTCCATAGCAACTTCTTCCCAGGCAACCACTACCACAACCACTACATCATCAGCAGTGGCAGCACTGACTGTCTCAACACTTGGTGGGACAGCAGTGGTGTCAATGGCAGAAACATTGCTGAATGTATCTAATAATGCTGGGAATACATCTGGTCCAGCTAAACTCAACAGTAACTCTGTGGTGCCACAGCTACTTAACCCTCTACTGGGGACAGGTCTGCTTG GTGACATGTCCTCAATAAACAATACTTTGAATAACCATCAACTGACTCATCTACAGTCGCTGTTAAACAACAATCAGATGTTTCCTCcaaatcagcagcagcagcaacttcTTCAGGGGTACCAGAATCTTCAGGCATTTCAAGGACAGTCCACAATTCCTTGCCCAGCTAACAATAACCCCATGGCTTGTCTGTTTCAGAACTTTCAG